A DNA window from Brenneria izadpanahii contains the following coding sequences:
- the gntT gene encoding gluconate transporter has translation MPLVIVAVGVAILLLLMIRFKLNGFISLILVALAVGIMQGMPVDKVIASIKSGVGGTLGSLALIMGFGAMLGKLLADCGGAQRIATTLIDKFGKKHIQWAIVLTGFTVGFALFYEVGFVLLLPLVFSIVASARIPLLYAGVPMAAALSVTHGFLPPHPGPTAIAAIFHADMGKTLLYGTLLAIPTVILAGPVYARFLKGIDKPVPEGLYNPKQFSDEEMPSFGVSVGTALVPVILMALRAVAEMVLPKGHSFLPYAEFFGDPVMATLISVLIAIFTFGLNRGRSMDEVMATITDSIKIIAMMLLILGGGGAFKQVLVDGGVDKYIAVMMEGSSISPILLAWLIAATLRIALGSATVAAITAGGIAAPLIASTGVSPELMVIAVGSGSVIFSHVNDPGFWLFKEYFNLTIMETIKSWSALETIISVCGLIGCLLLAMVV, from the coding sequence ATGCCATTAGTGATTGTCGCTGTTGGCGTCGCGATACTGCTATTATTGATGATTCGCTTTAAGCTGAATGGTTTTATCTCATTGATTTTAGTAGCGTTGGCCGTCGGTATCATGCAGGGAATGCCGGTAGATAAAGTGATTGCCTCCATCAAGAGCGGGGTGGGCGGCACGCTGGGAAGTCTGGCATTGATCATGGGATTCGGCGCGATGCTGGGTAAGTTGCTGGCCGATTGCGGCGGCGCGCAGCGCATCGCCACCACATTGATTGATAAATTCGGCAAGAAACATATTCAATGGGCGATTGTGCTGACCGGTTTTACCGTAGGGTTCGCACTATTTTATGAGGTCGGTTTTGTCCTGCTGCTGCCGTTGGTGTTCAGCATCGTCGCCTCGGCCCGGATTCCGCTGCTGTACGCCGGCGTGCCGATGGCCGCCGCGCTGTCCGTCACCCATGGTTTTTTGCCGCCGCACCCCGGACCGACGGCAATCGCCGCTATTTTTCACGCGGATATGGGAAAAACGCTGCTTTACGGTACGTTGCTGGCGATCCCCACGGTAATTCTGGCCGGTCCGGTTTATGCCCGGTTTCTGAAAGGCATCGATAAACCTGTTCCCGAAGGGCTTTATAATCCGAAGCAGTTTTCCGATGAAGAGATGCCGAGCTTTGGCGTCAGCGTCGGCACGGCGCTGGTTCCCGTCATTTTGATGGCCTTGCGGGCGGTGGCTGAAATGGTGTTGCCGAAAGGACATTCCTTTTTGCCTTACGCCGAGTTCTTCGGCGATCCGGTTATGGCGACGCTGATCTCCGTGCTGATTGCGATTTTTACCTTCGGTCTGAATCGCGGCCGCTCGATGGATGAAGTCATGGCGACCATCACGGACTCGATTAAAATCATTGCCATGATGCTGCTGATTTTGGGCGGCGGCGGCGCGTTTAAGCAGGTGCTGGTGGACGGCGGCGTAGACAAATACATCGCCGTCATGATGGAAGGCAGTTCCATTTCGCCCATCTTGCTGGCCTGGCTGATTGCCGCCACGCTGCGCATCGCGCTGGGATCGGCGACGGTCGCCGCTATTACGGCCGGCGGGATTGCCGCGCCGCTGATTGCCTCCACCGGCGTCAGCCCCGAACTGATGGTGATTGCGGTCGGGTCCGGCAGCGTGATTTTCTCCCACGTCAACGATCCCGGCTTTTGGCTGTTCAAAGAGTATTTCAATCTAACCATCATGGAAACCATCAAGTCCTGGTCGGCGCTGGAGACGATTATCTCCGTCTGCGGACTGATCGGGTGCCTGCTGTTGGCGATGGTGGTGTGA
- the asd gene encoding aspartate-semialdehyde dehydrogenase, producing the protein MKNVGFIGWRGMVGSVLMQRMVEERDFDAIRPVFFSTSQHGEPAPTLGGQQGVLQDAYSLEALRALDIIVTCQGGDYTNEIYPKLRESGWQGYWIDAASSLRMKDDAIIILDPVNHDVIKQGLDKGIKTFAGGNCTVSLMLMSLGGLFANDLVDWVSVSTYQAASGGGARHMRELLVQMGMLHGEVAKELQDPASAILDIERKVTSLTRSGTLPTDNFGVPLAGSLIPWIDKQLDNGQSREEWKGQAETNKILGTSSVIPVDGLCVRVGALRCHSQAFTIKLKKDVALPEIEQMLATHNDWVKVVPNDRDVTMRELTPAAVTGTLSTPVGRLRKLNMGPEYLSAFTVGDQLLWGAAEPLRRMLRILL; encoded by the coding sequence ATGAAAAATGTTGGTTTTATTGGCTGGCGCGGTATGGTCGGTTCGGTTCTCATGCAACGCATGGTCGAAGAACGCGACTTCGACGCGATCCGCCCGGTATTCTTTTCCACTTCTCAGCACGGTGAACCGGCGCCAACGTTGGGAGGTCAACAAGGCGTATTGCAGGACGCCTACAGCCTGGAAGCGCTGCGTGCGCTGGATATCATCGTCACCTGTCAAGGCGGCGATTATACCAATGAAATTTATCCAAAGCTGCGTGAAAGCGGCTGGCAGGGATATTGGATTGACGCCGCTTCCTCCCTTCGCATGAAGGATGACGCCATTATTATTCTTGATCCGGTTAACCATGATGTGATCAAGCAAGGGCTGGATAAAGGCATTAAGACGTTTGCCGGCGGCAACTGTACCGTCAGCCTGATGCTGATGTCGCTGGGCGGCCTGTTCGCCAACGATCTGGTGGACTGGGTTTCGGTCTCCACTTATCAGGCGGCTTCCGGCGGCGGCGCTCGCCATATGCGCGAACTGCTGGTGCAAATGGGCATGCTGCACGGTGAAGTCGCGAAAGAACTTCAGGATCCCGCTTCAGCCATTCTGGATATCGAACGTAAGGTTACCTCGCTGACCCGCAGCGGTACGCTGCCGACCGACAACTTCGGCGTGCCCCTGGCGGGCAGTCTGATCCCGTGGATCGACAAACAGCTGGATAACGGCCAGAGCCGCGAAGAGTGGAAAGGTCAGGCGGAAACCAACAAGATCCTCGGCACCAGCAGCGTGATCCCGGTTGACGGTCTGTGCGTCCGTGTCGGCGCGCTGCGCTGCCATAGCCAGGCATTCACCATCAAGCTGAAAAAGGATGTCGCGCTGCCGGAAATCGAACAGATGCTGGCGACCCATAACGACTGGGTGAAAGTGGTGCCGAACGATCGCGACGTCACGATGCGCGAGCTGACGCCGGCAGCCGTGACCGGTACGCTGTCTACTCCGGTTGGCCGTCTGCGTAAACTGAACATGGGGCCGGAATATCTGTCCGCGTTTACGGTCGGCGATCAGCTGTTGTGGGGCGCGGCCGAACCGCTGCGCCGTATGCTGCGCATTCTGCTGTAA
- the glpC gene encoding anaerobic glycerol-3-phosphate dehydrogenase subunit GlpC — translation MSLLTDNSFENCIKCTVCTTYCPVSRVNPLYPGPKQAGPDGERLRRKDPALYDEALKYCTNCKRCEVACPSDVKIGDIIQRAKANYSAHKPSLRDAILSHTDLMGSVSTPFAPLVNTATGLKPVRQLLDKALKIDHRRQLPKYSFGTFRRWYRRQEETQQRYAEQVAYFHGCYVNYNHPQLGKDLIKVFNALNVGVQLLTKEKCCGVPLIANGFHDRARKQARINIKSLNEAINGKAIPVVATSSSCAFTLRDEYPHLLGIDTRHVRDGIELATRQLYRLLEEEGRELPLRSLPLRVAYHTPCHLEKMGWTAYTLALLQRIPGIELIVLDSQCCGIAGTYGFKKENYATAQGIGAPLFRQIEESGADVVITDCETCKWQIEMSSSKPCEHPITLLARALA, via the coding sequence ATGAGTTTGCTTACCGATAATAGCTTCGAAAATTGTATCAAGTGTACGGTGTGTACGACTTATTGTCCGGTCTCCAGGGTTAACCCGCTCTATCCGGGGCCGAAACAGGCCGGGCCGGATGGCGAGCGTCTGCGGCGTAAAGATCCCGCATTGTATGATGAAGCGCTCAAATACTGCACCAACTGTAAACGTTGTGAAGTGGCCTGTCCGTCAGACGTAAAAATCGGCGATATTATTCAACGCGCGAAAGCCAATTACAGCGCTCACAAGCCCTCGTTGCGCGACGCCATCCTGAGCCATACCGACCTGATGGGATCCGTTTCCACGCCGTTTGCTCCGCTGGTGAATACGGCTACCGGCTTGAAACCGGTGCGCCAGCTATTGGATAAAGCCTTAAAGATCGACCATCGGCGTCAGTTGCCGAAGTATTCTTTCGGCACGTTTCGCCGCTGGTATCGCCGGCAGGAAGAAACGCAGCAACGTTACGCCGAGCAGGTCGCCTACTTTCATGGCTGCTATGTCAACTACAACCATCCTCAACTGGGGAAAGATCTGATTAAGGTGTTTAACGCGCTAAACGTGGGCGTTCAACTGTTAACCAAAGAGAAGTGCTGTGGCGTGCCGCTGATTGCCAATGGTTTTCACGATCGGGCAAGAAAGCAGGCGCGGATAAATATTAAATCGCTGAATGAAGCGATCAACGGTAAGGCGATACCGGTGGTGGCGACGTCATCCAGCTGCGCCTTTACGCTGCGCGACGAATATCCGCATTTGCTGGGTATTGATACGCGCCATGTCCGCGATGGCATTGAACTGGCGACCCGTCAGCTATACCGCTTGCTGGAAGAGGAAGGGCGCGAGTTGCCGTTGCGTTCGCTGCCGCTGCGGGTGGCGTACCATACGCCCTGTCATCTGGAAAAAATGGGCTGGACGGCATATACGCTGGCGCTGTTGCAGCGCATTCCCGGCATTGAACTCATCGTGCTGGATTCTCAGTGCTGCGGGATCGCCGGCACCTATGGCTTCAAAAAAGAAAATTACGCGACCGCGCAGGGTATCGGCGCGCCGCTGTTTCGCCAGATTGAGGAGAGCGGGGCCGATGTGGTGATCACCGATTGTGAAACCTGCAAATGGCAAATTGAAATGTCCTCCAGCAAGCCGTGTGAACATCCGATCACGCTGCTGGCCCGGGCTTTGGCGTAG
- a CDS encoding gluconokinase, whose amino-acid sequence MPGQSIILMGVSGSGKSSVGAELARAIGAKFIDGDDLHPRANIQKMASGTPLNDEDRAPWLDRLNDAAYSLYHKNETGIIVCSALKKRYRDHLRRDNKGMTFLYLKGGFDTILARHKARAGHFMPTELLKSQFDALEEPGSDEPDVLTVDIDGSMEEVVKRCIKALHGRQPK is encoded by the coding sequence ATGCCGGGTCAGAGCATTATTCTTATGGGCGTGTCGGGCAGTGGGAAATCGTCGGTAGGCGCCGAGCTTGCCCGAGCGATTGGTGCGAAGTTCATTGATGGCGACGATCTGCATCCTCGCGCCAATATTCAGAAAATGGCCAGCGGTACGCCGTTGAATGATGAAGACCGCGCCCCCTGGCTGGATCGTTTGAACGATGCCGCCTACAGCCTGTATCACAAAAATGAAACCGGCATCATCGTCTGTTCGGCATTAAAAAAACGCTACCGCGACCACTTGCGCCGCGACAATAAAGGGATGACTTTTCTCTATCTGAAAGGCGGTTTTGATACCATTCTGGCGCGGCATAAAGCCCGGGCGGGGCATTTCATGCCGACGGAACTGTTAAAAAGCCAGTTTGATGCGCTGGAAGAACCGGGCAGCGACGAGCCTGACGTCCTGACGGTGGACATCGACGGCAGCATGGAAGAAGTGGTTAAACGCTGCATTAAGGCGTTGCACGGCCGCCAGCCGAAGTGA
- the nikR gene encoding nickel-responsive transcriptional regulator NikR, producing the protein MQRLTISMDDQLAQNFDELMRRKGYANRSEAFRDMLRRELGEMTLETDKNGECVAVLSYVYDHHERQLSSRLADMQHDHHDLTVSTMHTHLSHEECVETIILRGATLQVERFAESVMAQTGVRHGRLNLIPL; encoded by the coding sequence GTGCAAAGACTGACGATTTCAATGGATGATCAACTGGCGCAGAACTTTGACGAACTGATGCGGCGTAAAGGTTATGCCAATCGTTCAGAGGCGTTCCGCGATATGCTGCGCCGCGAGCTGGGGGAAATGACGCTGGAGACGGATAAGAATGGCGAATGCGTGGCGGTGTTGAGCTACGTCTACGATCACCATGAGCGTCAGCTTTCCAGCCGGCTCGCCGATATGCAGCACGATCATCACGATTTGACGGTTTCCACCATGCATACGCATCTGAGCCATGAGGAGTGCGTGGAGACGATTATTTTGCGCGGCGCCACGCTGCAGGTTGAGCGCTTCGCCGAGTCGGTGATGGCGCAAACCGGCGTGCGCCACGGGCGGTTGAATCTTATTCCGTTGTAA
- a CDS encoding YhgN family NAAT transporter translates to MTEMISATVLLLLIMDPLGNLPIFMSVLKHLDPKRRRVVLVREMLIALGLMLIFLFAGERILAFLNLRTETVSISGGIILFLIAIRMIFPSQEGHKNGLPAGEEPFLVPMAIPLVAGPSILAALMLLSHQYPDQLPHLTLALFIAWSISFALLLMSDLFLRLLGEKGVSALEKLMGLILVMLSTQMFLDGVRAYMKL, encoded by the coding sequence ATGACAGAAATGATCTCGGCAACCGTTTTGTTGCTGTTAATTATGGATCCCCTCGGCAATCTGCCGATTTTCATGTCGGTGCTGAAACATCTGGATCCTAAACGCCGACGCGTCGTGCTAGTTCGTGAAATGCTTATCGCTCTGGGTCTGATGCTGATCTTTCTTTTCGCCGGCGAGCGGATCCTGGCCTTCCTGAATCTGCGCACCGAAACGGTATCGATTTCCGGCGGGATCATCTTGTTCCTGATCGCCATCCGCATGATCTTCCCCTCGCAGGAAGGCCACAAAAACGGTTTGCCCGCCGGGGAAGAGCCTTTTCTGGTGCCGATGGCGATCCCGCTGGTCGCCGGTCCGTCGATTCTGGCGGCGCTGATGCTGCTTTCCCACCAATATCCCGACCAGTTGCCCCACCTGACGCTGGCGCTGTTTATCGCCTGGTCAATCTCTTTCGCGCTCCTGTTAATGTCGGATCTGTTTTTACGGTTGCTGGGAGAGAAAGGCGTCAGCGCGCTGGAAAAGCTGATGGGATTAATTCTGGTGATGCTGTCAACGCAGATGTTCCTGGACGGCGTACGCGCCTATATGAAGCTGTGA